The Arctopsyche grandis isolate Sample6627 chromosome 5, ASM5162203v2, whole genome shotgun sequence genome includes a window with the following:
- the LOC143911488 gene encoding ADP-ribose pyrophosphatase, mitochondrial isoform X2: MNVTLSTRIILMAGCHGGVCFGGVYPTSQVRRQNITKDKIPWLEKFPEYSPPYFDSDRLDGKPWADPVIKAGSFKWNVKDSTVDRRSFEGDYTIEDGYPLNPAGRTGLRGRGLLGRWGPNHAADPIVTRWKRDDNKTIVQNPITNKSILQLIVIKRRDNGMWALPGGMVDSGEEVCSAAIREFLEEATNSLQKSHDDNIALKSQLEDFFCTGKEVYRGYVDDPRNTDNAWMETTAFNFHDNTGDTVGDIALTAGDDAVGAKWIDVNKELSLHASHIDFVHKVAEILQSDW; this comes from the exons atGAACGT AACTCTATCGACCCGGATTATACTGATGGCCGGATGTCACGGGGGAGTCTGCTTCGGCGGAGTATATCCTACGTCGCAGGTTCGCAGGCAAAATATAACCAAGGATAAAATACCTTGGTTAGAGAAATTTCCAGAATACTCACCACCGTATTTCGATTCGGATAGATTAGACGGAAAACCATGGGCAGATCCCGTCATAA AAGCTGGCTCCTTCAAATGGAACGTGAAAGATAGCACGGTGGATCGGCGAAGCTTTGAAGGCGATTATACAATCGAAGACGGGTATCCGTTGAATCCTGCAGGACGCACTGGCTTACGAGGTCGAGGTCTGTTGGGACGATGGGGACCCAACCATGCTGCTGATCCTATAGTGACGCGATGGAAGCGAGACGATAACAAAACAATTGTACAAAATCCCATCACAAATAA GTCCATACTCCAATTGATCGTAATTAAACGACGAGATAACGGCATGTGGGCACTGCCCGGTGGAATGGTAGATTCGGGTGAAGAAGTATGCTCGGCGGCGATAAGAGAATTTTTAGAAGAGGCTACGAATAGTTTGCAAAAGTCGCACG ATGATAATATAGCGTTGAAGTCTCAACTTGAAGATTTCTTTTGCACTGGAAAGGAAGTGTATAGGGGATATGTCGACGACCCGAGGAACACAGACAATGCCTGGATGGAAACAACTGCTTTTAATTTTCATGACAATACTGGTGATACTGTTGGAGATATTGCGTTGACAGCTGGTGATGATGCTGTCGGAGCAAAGTGGATAGACGTTAACAAAGAACTTTCATTGCATGCATCGCATATTGACTTTGTTCATAAGGTTGCAGAAATACTACAAAGCGATTggtga
- the LOC143911488 gene encoding ADP-ribose pyrophosphatase, mitochondrial isoform X1 — MSIRTLSTRIILMAGCHGGVCFGGVYPTSQVRRQNITKDKIPWLEKFPEYSPPYFDSDRLDGKPWADPVIKAGSFKWNVKDSTVDRRSFEGDYTIEDGYPLNPAGRTGLRGRGLLGRWGPNHAADPIVTRWKRDDNKTIVQNPITNKSILQLIVIKRRDNGMWALPGGMVDSGEEVCSAAIREFLEEATNSLQKSHDDNIALKSQLEDFFCTGKEVYRGYVDDPRNTDNAWMETTAFNFHDNTGDTVGDIALTAGDDAVGAKWIDVNKELSLHASHIDFVHKVAEILQSDW; from the exons ATGTCGATAAG AACTCTATCGACCCGGATTATACTGATGGCCGGATGTCACGGGGGAGTCTGCTTCGGCGGAGTATATCCTACGTCGCAGGTTCGCAGGCAAAATATAACCAAGGATAAAATACCTTGGTTAGAGAAATTTCCAGAATACTCACCACCGTATTTCGATTCGGATAGATTAGACGGAAAACCATGGGCAGATCCCGTCATAA AAGCTGGCTCCTTCAAATGGAACGTGAAAGATAGCACGGTGGATCGGCGAAGCTTTGAAGGCGATTATACAATCGAAGACGGGTATCCGTTGAATCCTGCAGGACGCACTGGCTTACGAGGTCGAGGTCTGTTGGGACGATGGGGACCCAACCATGCTGCTGATCCTATAGTGACGCGATGGAAGCGAGACGATAACAAAACAATTGTACAAAATCCCATCACAAATAA GTCCATACTCCAATTGATCGTAATTAAACGACGAGATAACGGCATGTGGGCACTGCCCGGTGGAATGGTAGATTCGGGTGAAGAAGTATGCTCGGCGGCGATAAGAGAATTTTTAGAAGAGGCTACGAATAGTTTGCAAAAGTCGCACG ATGATAATATAGCGTTGAAGTCTCAACTTGAAGATTTCTTTTGCACTGGAAAGGAAGTGTATAGGGGATATGTCGACGACCCGAGGAACACAGACAATGCCTGGATGGAAACAACTGCTTTTAATTTTCATGACAATACTGGTGATACTGTTGGAGATATTGCGTTGACAGCTGGTGATGATGCTGTCGGAGCAAAGTGGATAGACGTTAACAAAGAACTTTCATTGCATGCATCGCATATTGACTTTGTTCATAAGGTTGCAGAAATACTACAAAGCGATTggtga
- the LOC143911488 gene encoding ADP-ribose pyrophosphatase, mitochondrial isoform X4, whose product MNVTLSTRIILMAGCHGGVCFGGVYPTSQVRRQNITKDKIPWLEKFPEYSPPYFDSDRLDGKPWADPVITGSFKWNVKDSTVDRRSFEGDYTIEDGYPLNPAGRTGLRGRGLLGRWGPNHAADPIVTRWKRDDNKTIVQNPITNKSILQLIVIKRRDNGMWALPGGMVDSGEEVCSAAIREFLEEATNSLQKSHDDNIALKSQLEDFFCTGKEVYRGYVDDPRNTDNAWMETTAFNFHDNTGDTVGDIALTAGDDAVGAKWIDVNKELSLHASHIDFVHKVAEILQSDW is encoded by the exons atGAACGT AACTCTATCGACCCGGATTATACTGATGGCCGGATGTCACGGGGGAGTCTGCTTCGGCGGAGTATATCCTACGTCGCAGGTTCGCAGGCAAAATATAACCAAGGATAAAATACCTTGGTTAGAGAAATTTCCAGAATACTCACCACCGTATTTCGATTCGGATAGATTAGACGGAAAACCATGGGCAGATCCCGTCATAA CTGGCTCCTTCAAATGGAACGTGAAAGATAGCACGGTGGATCGGCGAAGCTTTGAAGGCGATTATACAATCGAAGACGGGTATCCGTTGAATCCTGCAGGACGCACTGGCTTACGAGGTCGAGGTCTGTTGGGACGATGGGGACCCAACCATGCTGCTGATCCTATAGTGACGCGATGGAAGCGAGACGATAACAAAACAATTGTACAAAATCCCATCACAAATAA GTCCATACTCCAATTGATCGTAATTAAACGACGAGATAACGGCATGTGGGCACTGCCCGGTGGAATGGTAGATTCGGGTGAAGAAGTATGCTCGGCGGCGATAAGAGAATTTTTAGAAGAGGCTACGAATAGTTTGCAAAAGTCGCACG ATGATAATATAGCGTTGAAGTCTCAACTTGAAGATTTCTTTTGCACTGGAAAGGAAGTGTATAGGGGATATGTCGACGACCCGAGGAACACAGACAATGCCTGGATGGAAACAACTGCTTTTAATTTTCATGACAATACTGGTGATACTGTTGGAGATATTGCGTTGACAGCTGGTGATGATGCTGTCGGAGCAAAGTGGATAGACGTTAACAAAGAACTTTCATTGCATGCATCGCATATTGACTTTGTTCATAAGGTTGCAGAAATACTACAAAGCGATTggtga
- the LOC143911488 gene encoding ADP-ribose pyrophosphatase, mitochondrial isoform X3, with translation MSIRTLSTRIILMAGCHGGVCFGGVYPTSQVRRQNITKDKIPWLEKFPEYSPPYFDSDRLDGKPWADPVITGSFKWNVKDSTVDRRSFEGDYTIEDGYPLNPAGRTGLRGRGLLGRWGPNHAADPIVTRWKRDDNKTIVQNPITNKSILQLIVIKRRDNGMWALPGGMVDSGEEVCSAAIREFLEEATNSLQKSHDDNIALKSQLEDFFCTGKEVYRGYVDDPRNTDNAWMETTAFNFHDNTGDTVGDIALTAGDDAVGAKWIDVNKELSLHASHIDFVHKVAEILQSDW, from the exons ATGTCGATAAG AACTCTATCGACCCGGATTATACTGATGGCCGGATGTCACGGGGGAGTCTGCTTCGGCGGAGTATATCCTACGTCGCAGGTTCGCAGGCAAAATATAACCAAGGATAAAATACCTTGGTTAGAGAAATTTCCAGAATACTCACCACCGTATTTCGATTCGGATAGATTAGACGGAAAACCATGGGCAGATCCCGTCATAA CTGGCTCCTTCAAATGGAACGTGAAAGATAGCACGGTGGATCGGCGAAGCTTTGAAGGCGATTATACAATCGAAGACGGGTATCCGTTGAATCCTGCAGGACGCACTGGCTTACGAGGTCGAGGTCTGTTGGGACGATGGGGACCCAACCATGCTGCTGATCCTATAGTGACGCGATGGAAGCGAGACGATAACAAAACAATTGTACAAAATCCCATCACAAATAA GTCCATACTCCAATTGATCGTAATTAAACGACGAGATAACGGCATGTGGGCACTGCCCGGTGGAATGGTAGATTCGGGTGAAGAAGTATGCTCGGCGGCGATAAGAGAATTTTTAGAAGAGGCTACGAATAGTTTGCAAAAGTCGCACG ATGATAATATAGCGTTGAAGTCTCAACTTGAAGATTTCTTTTGCACTGGAAAGGAAGTGTATAGGGGATATGTCGACGACCCGAGGAACACAGACAATGCCTGGATGGAAACAACTGCTTTTAATTTTCATGACAATACTGGTGATACTGTTGGAGATATTGCGTTGACAGCTGGTGATGATGCTGTCGGAGCAAAGTGGATAGACGTTAACAAAGAACTTTCATTGCATGCATCGCATATTGACTTTGTTCATAAGGTTGCAGAAATACTACAAAGCGATTggtga
- the LOC143911488 gene encoding ADP-ribose pyrophosphatase, mitochondrial isoform X6 encodes MAGCHGGVCFGGVYPTSQVRRQNITKDKIPWLEKFPEYSPPYFDSDRLDGKPWADPVITGSFKWNVKDSTVDRRSFEGDYTIEDGYPLNPAGRTGLRGRGLLGRWGPNHAADPIVTRWKRDDNKTIVQNPITNKSILQLIVIKRRDNGMWALPGGMVDSGEEVCSAAIREFLEEATNSLQKSHDDNIALKSQLEDFFCTGKEVYRGYVDDPRNTDNAWMETTAFNFHDNTGDTVGDIALTAGDDAVGAKWIDVNKELSLHASHIDFVHKVAEILQSDW; translated from the exons ATGGCCGGATGTCACGGGGGAGTCTGCTTCGGCGGAGTATATCCTACGTCGCAGGTTCGCAGGCAAAATATAACCAAGGATAAAATACCTTGGTTAGAGAAATTTCCAGAATACTCACCACCGTATTTCGATTCGGATAGATTAGACGGAAAACCATGGGCAGATCCCGTCATAA CTGGCTCCTTCAAATGGAACGTGAAAGATAGCACGGTGGATCGGCGAAGCTTTGAAGGCGATTATACAATCGAAGACGGGTATCCGTTGAATCCTGCAGGACGCACTGGCTTACGAGGTCGAGGTCTGTTGGGACGATGGGGACCCAACCATGCTGCTGATCCTATAGTGACGCGATGGAAGCGAGACGATAACAAAACAATTGTACAAAATCCCATCACAAATAA GTCCATACTCCAATTGATCGTAATTAAACGACGAGATAACGGCATGTGGGCACTGCCCGGTGGAATGGTAGATTCGGGTGAAGAAGTATGCTCGGCGGCGATAAGAGAATTTTTAGAAGAGGCTACGAATAGTTTGCAAAAGTCGCACG ATGATAATATAGCGTTGAAGTCTCAACTTGAAGATTTCTTTTGCACTGGAAAGGAAGTGTATAGGGGATATGTCGACGACCCGAGGAACACAGACAATGCCTGGATGGAAACAACTGCTTTTAATTTTCATGACAATACTGGTGATACTGTTGGAGATATTGCGTTGACAGCTGGTGATGATGCTGTCGGAGCAAAGTGGATAGACGTTAACAAAGAACTTTCATTGCATGCATCGCATATTGACTTTGTTCATAAGGTTGCAGAAATACTACAAAGCGATTggtga
- the LOC143911488 gene encoding ADP-ribose pyrophosphatase, mitochondrial isoform X5, producing the protein MAGCHGGVCFGGVYPTSQVRRQNITKDKIPWLEKFPEYSPPYFDSDRLDGKPWADPVIKAGSFKWNVKDSTVDRRSFEGDYTIEDGYPLNPAGRTGLRGRGLLGRWGPNHAADPIVTRWKRDDNKTIVQNPITNKSILQLIVIKRRDNGMWALPGGMVDSGEEVCSAAIREFLEEATNSLQKSHDDNIALKSQLEDFFCTGKEVYRGYVDDPRNTDNAWMETTAFNFHDNTGDTVGDIALTAGDDAVGAKWIDVNKELSLHASHIDFVHKVAEILQSDW; encoded by the exons ATGGCCGGATGTCACGGGGGAGTCTGCTTCGGCGGAGTATATCCTACGTCGCAGGTTCGCAGGCAAAATATAACCAAGGATAAAATACCTTGGTTAGAGAAATTTCCAGAATACTCACCACCGTATTTCGATTCGGATAGATTAGACGGAAAACCATGGGCAGATCCCGTCATAA AAGCTGGCTCCTTCAAATGGAACGTGAAAGATAGCACGGTGGATCGGCGAAGCTTTGAAGGCGATTATACAATCGAAGACGGGTATCCGTTGAATCCTGCAGGACGCACTGGCTTACGAGGTCGAGGTCTGTTGGGACGATGGGGACCCAACCATGCTGCTGATCCTATAGTGACGCGATGGAAGCGAGACGATAACAAAACAATTGTACAAAATCCCATCACAAATAA GTCCATACTCCAATTGATCGTAATTAAACGACGAGATAACGGCATGTGGGCACTGCCCGGTGGAATGGTAGATTCGGGTGAAGAAGTATGCTCGGCGGCGATAAGAGAATTTTTAGAAGAGGCTACGAATAGTTTGCAAAAGTCGCACG ATGATAATATAGCGTTGAAGTCTCAACTTGAAGATTTCTTTTGCACTGGAAAGGAAGTGTATAGGGGATATGTCGACGACCCGAGGAACACAGACAATGCCTGGATGGAAACAACTGCTTTTAATTTTCATGACAATACTGGTGATACTGTTGGAGATATTGCGTTGACAGCTGGTGATGATGCTGTCGGAGCAAAGTGGATAGACGTTAACAAAGAACTTTCATTGCATGCATCGCATATTGACTTTGTTCATAAGGTTGCAGAAATACTACAAAGCGATTggtga